The following proteins are co-located in the Purpureocillium takamizusanense chromosome 10, complete sequence genome:
- a CDS encoding uncharacterized protein (COG:G~SECRETED:SignalP(1-28~SECRETED:cutsite=VFA-AP~SECRETED:prob=0.9468)~EggNog:ENOG503NWV2), whose amino-acid sequence MRLSSFLPSSSGLRGIICGLLLAPTVFAAPSVNPSFILDQSETALTFKYSTPAPNAKNWVALFAYSNGPESDKKRGNPITWAYAASGQGSVQLSVPDLKPGTYTAYFLAKDGYVKITEQIDLRFEGFGPVKFIVQDFTTHNARVGDKFEASIRGLVGISPDADNTFRLASSDNGDWASVSADGIVSGTPKRQGTAVIVVEATGSDGSKAKLSVRVPVRPKNSQLVEKLTVLSFNMWHGGAQVNDYHNKQIRFLTASGADIVGVQESQRGNVRRLAYALGWHFWETRDIGIISRYPITQRYPVTSAAGSVRISLDGAKSEVIMWNTHLGYDPYGPYDLCFSHMNQDQVLQREEKSGRTPQMKEIVAGMKQELANADKIPLLLTGDFNAPSHLDWTDATRKAHCDVGDFPWPSSVLPIEAGLLDSYRQQHRYPEKDPGITWSPIYKDNAGRSEPMDRIDFIYYKGGLHVESSEVVLVGKPQKEPNHKNNEWTSDHAVVKTVFKITKK is encoded by the coding sequence ATGAGACTATCCAGCTTCCTGCCCAGTTCCTCGGGGCTGCGTGGAATCATCTGCGGCTTACTTCTTGCTCCGACGGTATTTGCCGCGCCCTCGGTCAACCCGTCCTTCATTCTGGACCAGAGCGAGACGGCACTCACCTTCAAGTACTCCACGCCGGCTCCCAACGCCAAGAATTGGGTCGCGCTTTTCGCCTACTCCAATGGCCCAGAGTCTGACAAGAAGCGCGGGAATCCCATCACATGGGCGTACGCTGCCAGCGGTCAGGGGTCCGTGCAGCTCTCCGTGCCGGACCTGAAGCCCGGGACCTACACGGCGTATTTCCTCGCCAAGGATGGCTACGTCAAGATTACCGAGCAGATTGACCTCCGCTTCGAGGGTTTTGGGCCTGTCAAGTTTATCGTCCAAGACTTCACCACGCACAACGCGCGAGTGGGCGACAAATTTGAGGCCAGCATCCGCGGCCTGGTGGGCATTTCGCCCGATGCCGATAACACATTTCGATTGGCATCATCGGACAATGGCGACTGGGCTTCCGTGTCGGCTGATGGCATCGTTTCTGGTACGCCTAAACGCCAAGGGACCGCGGTCATAGTCGTTGAGGCTACCGGGAGCGACGGgtccaaggccaagctcagTGTTCGAGTCCCGGTGCGACCAAAGAACTCCCAGCTGGTCGAGAAGCTCACGGTTCTCTCCTTCAACATgtggcacggcggcgcccaagtCAATGACTACCACAACAAGCAAATTCGCTTCTTGACGGCAAGTGGCGCAGACATTGTAGGCGTCCAGGAGAGCCAGCGAGGCAATGTGCGTCGCCTTGCGTACGCGCTTGGCTGGCACTTTTGGGAGACGCGCGACATCGGCATCATCAGTCGCTATCCAATCACCCAGCGGTACCCAGTCACCTCAGCGGCTGGCTCGGTTCGTATTTCCCTGGATGGGGCGAAGAGCGAAGTCATCATGTGGAACACACATCTGGGTTATGACCCGTATGGCCCTTACGACCTTTGCTTCTCCCACATGAACCAGGATCAAGTCCTGCAGCGCGAGGAAAAGTCTGGACGGACGCCCCAGATGAAGGAGATTGTGGCCGGCATGAAACAGgagctcgccaacgccgacaagatcccgctgctgctgactgGTGATTTCAACGCTCCCTCTCATCTCGATTGGACAGATGCTACGCGCAAGGCTCACTGCGACGTTGGAGACTTCCCGTGGCCTTCCTCCGTGCTCCCGATTGAGGCGGGTCTCCTGGACTCCTACCGCCAGCAACATCGCTACCCGGAGAAGGATCCTGGAATCACATGGTCCCCGATCTACAAGGACAATGCAGGGCGATCTGAGCCGATGGACAGAATAGACTTCATCTACTACAAGGGTGGTCTACACGTGGAAAGCTCGGAGGTGGTCCTCGTGGGGAAGCCGCAGAAGGAGCCAAACCACAAGAACAACGAGTGGACGTCGGACCACGCTGTAGTGAAGACGGTCTTCAAGATCACCAAAAAGTAG
- a CDS encoding uncharacterized protein (COG:S~EggNog:ENOG503NYYS) has protein sequence MDASDDRPRIRIAIIGAGLIGPRHAQHVIANHDTELVAVVDPSPAGRRLAEELEVCHYPSTTDLIASGDVLHAAIICTPNDTHSAVAMQLSSAGIHLLIEKPLAADTVSAEALVAQLAQSQTKVLVGHHRRFSPCIIAAKAALEAGSLGQIIAINGLWTLYKPQAYFDPPSDWRRGDAGGVVLINMIHEVDLLHHLFGPIARVHAEAIAPQRDYRAEEGAAMTLRFRSGAVGTFLISDATPSPFNFESGTGENPLIPKTGKDFYRIFGTEGTLSVPDMVLWHYKGSVPKSWHSPLTGRVVPTTAEVPFAEQLAAFLPCGQGRGNPKLHSRSRAGGAQSLRGH, from the coding sequence ATGGACGCGTCTGACGACAGACCAAGGATTCGCATCGCAATCATTGGCGCCGGACTCATCGGACCGCGGCATGCACAACATGTCATTGCCAACCACGACACTGAGTTagtcgccgttgtcgaccCAAGTCCTGCCGGGAGACGCCTCgcggaggagctcgaggttTGTCACTACCCGTCTACGACGGACTTGATCGCGTCTGGCGACGTTCTACACGCGGCCATCATTTGCACGCCAAATGACACCCACAGTGCGGTGGCGATGCAGCTCTCCTCAGCCGGAATCCATCTTCTCATTGAGAAGCCCTTGGCTGCGGACACTGTCAGCGCAGAGGCGTTGGTCGCACAGCTTGCGCAGTCGCAGACCAAGGTACTCGTTGGCCACCATCGGCGCTTCAGCCCTTGTATCATCGCCGCAAAGGCGGCGTTAGAAGCTGGGTCGCTAGGCCAGATTATCGCAATAAACGGCCTGTGGACACTATACAAACCGCAGGCCTACTTCGACCCGCCGAGCGattggcgccgcggcgacgcgggcggcgttgtcCTTATCAACATGATACACGAGGTGGACTTGCTTCACCACCTGTTCGGCCCCATTGCTCGAGTGCATGCGGAAGCTATTGCGCCGCAGCGTGACTACCGGGCCGAagagggcgccgccatgacccTTCGCTTCAGGTCCGGTGCCGTTGGCACGTTTCTCATATCAGATGCGACTCCGTCTCCCTTCAACTTCGAGTCTGGCACCGGAGAGAACCCGCTCATACCCAAGACCGGAAAAGACTTTTATCGCATCTTTGGCACCGAAGGGACCCTGAGCGTCCCGGACATGGTGCTTTGGCACTACAAAGGCAGCGTGCCGAAATCCTGGCACTCACCTTTGACGGGAAGAGTGGTCCCTACGACGGCAGAGGTTCCGTTCGCGGAGCAGCTGGCCGCATTTTTGCCGTGTGGTCAGGGGCGAGGAAACCCCAAGCTGCACTCCCGAAgcagggctggcggcgctcaaAGTTTGCGCGGCCATTAA
- a CDS encoding Phospholipase C (COG:M~EggNog:ENOG503NUWZ): MAGVRGFKDANLQMNGNVPVWKQKTSPALTTEADYVNPWYLNYLGGNWPEATQCMVAGSNGWYENHAAWNFGSNDHWALNNTPWSIGFYKKEDLPTQWTLAENFVIGDMYQEAIVAATNPNRVTWVSGSINAPGSPQKPDQGGNPYIDNNETPGCEKGGINCYPLKWKTSAEYYEDAGVSWQVFQDADNFDDNPFAWFKQFQDAPKDSSLYKRGMKGLPLNTFYEQAASGNLPEVSYIVGPMQLSEHTPYSPHDGAWLQDKIARAVLNSPKYKNTVLIISYDETGGWWDHLDPYRSPDGTPGEWIDDPWGQVGHTFIGPGFRLPFYIISPWTRNGGVYTEHIDHNSQIMFIEKWQEAKGRNVTTDEMVHWRREHMGDLVSAFDFANPDYSVPKLPSAPEPHRNANGDYDGSSYCQSRNSKTRPPVPYSGDGVIRDIASVVEPGFKAVRGKITEGRYLVFEMDGFALTNPGRCRPDGGVTVTKVSKGHARDLQRWVVHAVQIGGNDFTLESAVDKRFICAGGKMCKDKQDAVVFTLGFEPSKGHTIKSKASSKYVSVEDKKLTLEGSLSHWETFSVTY; this comes from the exons TACGTGAACCCTTGGTACCTCAACTACCTCGGAGGCAACTGGCCGGAGGCGACACAGTGTATGGTCGCTGGAAGTAATGGTTGGTATGAGAACCACGCCGCCTGGAACTTTGGCTCCAACGACCACTGGGCGTTGAACAACACGCCCTGGAGCATAGGCTTCTACAAGAAAGAGGACCTTCCCACGCAGTGGACGTTGGCCGAGAACTTTGTCATTGGAGACATGTATCAG GAGGCGATTGTCGCTGCTACCAACCCGAACCGCGTGACATGGGTTTCCGGTTCCATCAATGCCCCAGGCTCGCCGCAGAAGCCGGACCAAGGCGGCAATCCCTATATCGATAACAACGAGACTCCTGGCTGTGAGAAGGGGGGCATCAACTGCTATCCTCTGAAATGGAAGACCTCTGCGGAGTATtacgaggatgccggcgtGTCGTGGCAGGTCTTCCAGGATGCTGACAACTTTGACGACAACCCATTTGCGTGGTTCAAGCAGTTCCAGGATGCTCCTAAAGATTCGTCCCTTTATAAGAGAGGTATGAAAGGATTGCCTCTAAATACATTTTACGAGCAGGCCGCTAGCGGCAACCTTCCCGAGGTGTCTTACATCGTTGGCCCCATGCAGCTGTCGGAGCATACACCCTACTCGccccacgacggcgcctgGCTGCAGGATAAGATTGCCCGTGCTGTTCTCAACTCTCCTAAATACAAAAATACGGTGCTCATCATCTCCTACGACGAAACCGGCGGCTGGTGGGATCACCTCGACCCATACCGGTCTCCGGACGGGACGCCTGGAGAGTGGATCGATGACCCCTGGGGACAGGTTGGACACACCTTTATTGGCCCGGGTTTCCGTCTTCCGTTCTACATCATTTCGCCCTGGACCAGAAATGGCGGCGTGTACACGGAGCACATCGATCACAACTCGCAAATCATGTTCATCGAGAAGTGGCAGGAAGCCAAGGGCCGGAACGTCACGACGGACGAGATGGTGCACTGGCGACGAGAGCACATGGGCGACCTCGTAAGCGCCTTCGACTTTGCCAACCCCGACTACAGCGTTCCCAAGCTGCCCTCTGCCCCCGAGCCTCACCGCAATGCCAACGGGGACTATGACGGCTCGTCCTATTGCCAGTCCAGGAATTCCAAgactcgcccgcccgtgccctactctggcgacggcgtgaTCAGGGACATCGCCAGCGTAGTGGAGCCTGGCTTCAAGGCCGTACGCGGCAAGATCACGGAAGGGCGCTACCTGGTGTTTGAGATGGACGGCTTCGCGTTGACCAAcccaggccgctgccgccccgacggcggcgtgacCGTCACCAAGGTCTCCAAGGGCCACGCGCGCGATCTACAGCGATGGGTCGTCCACGCCGTGCAGATTGGTGGCAATGACTTTACCCTGGAGAGTGCCGTCGACAAGCGCTTCATCTGTGCGGGTGGCAAGATGTGCAAGGACAAAcaggacgccgtcgtcttcacTCTTGGCTTCGAGCCGAGCAAGGGCCACACCATCAAGTCCAAGGCGTCGTCCAAGTACGTATCGGTTGAAGACAAGAAGTTGACACTGGAAGGATCTCTGAGTCACTGGGAGACCTTCAGCGTCACCTACTGA